One Amaranthus tricolor cultivar Red isolate AtriRed21 chromosome 1, ASM2621246v1, whole genome shotgun sequence DNA window includes the following coding sequences:
- the LOC130825488 gene encoding pentatricopeptide repeat-containing protein At4g38150-like isoform X2 encodes MRAFRSGVDLVGDYKEMKDSQPSADKLSNKTPKDEQCIGKGGNEFLEKFKLGAVDKVGIKLDEATPMQSPEENNREAPANADEIFRKMKQSGLVPNAVAMINGLCNDGLIQEAMNLFRLMREKGAIPEVVVYTAVFEGFCLAQQFDKAKGIFRKMQNDGVVPNAYSYSVLIGGLCNGKRLDDAVEYSVEMLENGHLMNVVIFTGLVHGLCTEKGVEEARNTILMLKHKGLLLDEKEVRRYLDKNGLLSPMIREAIFGTKKPAKNEYPF; translated from the exons ATGAGAGCTTTTAGGAGTG GTGTTGATTTGGTCGGCGATTACAAGGAGATGAAGGATTCGCAGCCTTCGGCTGATAAACTGTCGAATAAAACCCCGAAAGATGAACAATGTATAGGAAAAGGAGGGAatgaatttcttgagaagtttaAGCTTGGGGCTGTTGATAAGGTGGGGATTAAGTTAGATGAGGCGACACCTATGCAATCGCCTGAAGAAAATAATAGGGAGGCGCCAGCAAATGCTGATGAGATTTTTAGGAAAATGAAACAAAGTGGTTTAGTTCCAAATGCGGTGGCGATGATTAATGGGCTTTGCAATGATGGTTTGATTCAAGAAGCAATGAACCTATTCAGGCTTATGCGCGAAAAGGGTGCTATACCGGAAGTAGTTGTGTATACGGCTGTGTTTGAAGGGTTTTGCCTAGCACAACAGTTTGATAAGGCTAAGGGGATTTTTAGAAAAATGCAGAATGATGGGGTTGTGCCAAATGCTTATAGTTATAGTGTCTTGATCGGAGGCCTTTGCAATGGTAAGAGATTGGATGATGCAGTTGAGTATAGTGTGGAGATGCTGGAGAACGGGCACTTAATGAATGTAGTAATATTCACAGGTCTGGTTCATGGGTTGTGCACGGAGAAGGGAGTTGAAGAAGCACGAAACACGATTCTTATGTTGAAGCACAAGGGCTTGCTTTTAGATGAGAAGGAAGTTAGAAGATACTTGGATAAGAATGGTTTATTGTCTCCAATGATCAGGGAAGCTATCTTTGGGACTAAGAAGCCTGCAAAGAACGAGTACCCATTTTGA
- the LOC130825488 gene encoding pentatricopeptide repeat-containing protein At4g38150-like isoform X1: protein MRAFRSGKSFDFALIFKFIDSVSYLSQSHNAKSSTFPILMNFQLFNSMLGLIENGQFRKYSDCGSNDRRNNNYTNDNGNFSGNNRGDNERQNPQFQGDYNSSDRNYRPQGIDVGFRIPYCGEGSNANIKLDDDFCKFDGNDEGSAGVDLVGDYKEMKDSQPSADKLSNKTPKDEQCIGKGGNEFLEKFKLGAVDKVGIKLDEATPMQSPEENNREAPANADEIFRKMKQSGLVPNAVAMINGLCNDGLIQEAMNLFRLMREKGAIPEVVVYTAVFEGFCLAQQFDKAKGIFRKMQNDGVVPNAYSYSVLIGGLCNGKRLDDAVEYSVEMLENGHLMNVVIFTGLVHGLCTEKGVEEARNTILMLKHKGLLLDEKEVRRYLDKNGLLSPMIREAIFGTKKPAKNEYPF from the coding sequence ATGAGAGCTTTTAGGAGTGGTAAGTCTTTtgattttgctttaattttcaaatttattgaTTCTGTCTCATATTTATCACAGTCCCATAATGCAAAATCTTCAACTTTCCCcattttaatgaattttcaaTTGTTTAATTCTATGCTTGGTCTTATTGAAAATGGGCAGTTTAGAAAGTATTCTGATTGTGGCTCCAATGATCGTAGgaataataattatactaatgaCAATGGAAATTTTTCTGGGAATAATAGGGGTGATAATGAGAGGCAAAACCCCCAATTTCAGGGAGACTATAACTCTTCTGACCGTAATTATAGGCCCCAAGGTATTGATGTTGGGTTTAGGATTCCATATTGTGGGGAGGGTAGTAATGCTAATATAAAATTGGATGATGATTTTTGTAAGTTTGATGGAAACGATGAAGGGAGTGCAGGTGTTGATTTGGTCGGCGATTACAAGGAGATGAAGGATTCGCAGCCTTCGGCTGATAAACTGTCGAATAAAACCCCGAAAGATGAACAATGTATAGGAAAAGGAGGGAatgaatttcttgagaagtttaAGCTTGGGGCTGTTGATAAGGTGGGGATTAAGTTAGATGAGGCGACACCTATGCAATCGCCTGAAGAAAATAATAGGGAGGCGCCAGCAAATGCTGATGAGATTTTTAGGAAAATGAAACAAAGTGGTTTAGTTCCAAATGCGGTGGCGATGATTAATGGGCTTTGCAATGATGGTTTGATTCAAGAAGCAATGAACCTATTCAGGCTTATGCGCGAAAAGGGTGCTATACCGGAAGTAGTTGTGTATACGGCTGTGTTTGAAGGGTTTTGCCTAGCACAACAGTTTGATAAGGCTAAGGGGATTTTTAGAAAAATGCAGAATGATGGGGTTGTGCCAAATGCTTATAGTTATAGTGTCTTGATCGGAGGCCTTTGCAATGGTAAGAGATTGGATGATGCAGTTGAGTATAGTGTGGAGATGCTGGAGAACGGGCACTTAATGAATGTAGTAATATTCACAGGTCTGGTTCATGGGTTGTGCACGGAGAAGGGAGTTGAAGAAGCACGAAACACGATTCTTATGTTGAAGCACAAGGGCTTGCTTTTAGATGAGAAGGAAGTTAGAAGATACTTGGATAAGAATGGTTTATTGTCTCCAATGATCAGGGAAGCTATCTTTGGGACTAAGAAGCCTGCAAAGAACGAGTACCCATTTTGA